The Megalopta genalis isolate 19385.01 unplaced genomic scaffold, iyMegGena1_principal scaffold0062, whole genome shotgun sequence genome includes a region encoding these proteins:
- the LOC143261725 gene encoding uncharacterized protein LOC143261725, with translation MRLERKIDILLLSEPYRSREGPAWFSDVTGTAAIWIPDPSRFRVQTCGAGAGYVWVKGEGLTLISVYLSPNDRIAEFRDKVGALEDAIRELEGGCVVGGDLNAKAVEWGMPRPDTRGRHLMET, from the coding sequence ATGCGGCTCGAGCGGAAGATCGATATTCTTCTGCTCAGCGAGCCGTACAGATCTCGAGAGGGCCCTGCGTGGTTTTCCGATGTGACAGGAACTGCTGCCATCTGGATTCCGGACCCGTCCAGATTCCGGGTGCAGACGTGCGGTGCAGGGGCGGGATACGTCTGGGTGAAGGGCGAGGGCCTGACGCTGATTAGCGTATATCTTTCCCCCAATGATCGCATCGCGGAATTTCGCGATAAGGTCGGGGCCCTGGAGGACGCCATCCGCGAGCTGGAGGGGGGATGCGTCGTCGGGGGGGACCTCAACGCGAAGGCGGTGGAGTGGGGTATGCCCAGACCGGACACCAGGGGCAGGCACCTGATGGAGACTTAA